The Tenuifilum thalassicum genome includes the window TCTGTTGCTCTTTCAAAGGTTTTTACACTTGATACAAAAATATATTGGAGTAAAACCTGCTCCAAACAAAGTAGATTCAAAGCAAATGCTTTTATTGTGGCAAATAGCGATACAACTGAGACACCAGATTTTAGCTTTATTGCAGTTCCAGCCTATAATATTGTGAATAAGCGAAATAATGGAATGCCTTTCCATCCAAGGGGGGAGGGGAATGGTTATATTTTTATTTTTGATAACCTTAGGGTTTATGTAGCTGGAGATACCGAGGATATACCAGAAATGAAAAGTTTTGGGTCAATAGATATTGCATTCCTACCCGTAAATCTACCTTACACAATGAGCCCAGAAATGTTCAAATCGGCGGTTTTGATGCTTAAACCGAAAATTGTTTACCCTTACCATACTGGTAAAACAAACCTAAATGATTTGATTGACTTGCTCTCAGGTATTAAATCAACAGAAATTAGGATAAGAAGCTTACAATAAAAAAAGTTGTCCGGGTTATACTGTCTTTAAAGATCTGGGACTAATAGTGGATTCGATGCATGGCCGACAGTAAATGCGTTGATCCGGACAACCTGGCTGCTGGTGGCAACAGCAATATTATTGTATATGTTTGGGACATCTTTACTAGTAACAAAATCGTGCCATACCTTTTTGAGTAGCGTTTTTAATTCTTCTGAAAAGTGTAATGTCTTGTAAAATAGATGTATATGGCCTAATTTTACAAAGTTCTTGTTTTTTGGAGGAGGATAGTTGTGGAAAAAATTCCACAAATTGTGGGCGTGAAATCTACAAATAGAGTAATCTAATTTCCTTTACCCTCATTGTTGATTGCCTGGTAGAATAAATCATGTATTTTTGTTCTATAGTCCTGGTGGGAAAGCTTGTTGTTCTCTGCAGTTGGATGTACCCTATTTGAAAGAAAAACATAAATAAAATTGTTTGCTGGATCGGCCCAAACAATCGTACCTGTAAAGCCGGTATGCCCAAAACTTAAAGGCGAAGCAAGCTGACCTGATGGTGATGGACCATTATAAACAGGTTTGTCAAAGCCATAGGCACGTCTATTTTCATCGTTTATGCTTGGGTTTGCAAAGGTTTGAACTGTGCCTGGTTTAAAGAAACGTTCACCACCATATACACCATCGTTGAGGTAAAGTTGCATGAGCTTTGCTAAATCGTTAGCTGTTGAAAAAAGTCCTGCGTGGCCAGCAATACCACCAAGCATGGCTGCAGCAGGGTCGTGAACGTGCCCCCAGATAAGTTGTTTCCGGAAAACTGGGTCAAATTCAGTAGGAGCTATCCTGTCTGTATCAAAGTGTTTATATGGATTAAAAGTTGTATAGTTCATCCCAAGCCTTTTGTATAGCGGGGTTATGTACTCGTCAAGTTTCTTACTTGTGCTATTTTCAATTACCCTCTGAAGGTAAAGAAAACCAAGATCGCTATATCTGTATTTGCCAGGTTCAATAATTGGCGATTGGTTTATCCATTTATTGATTGAATCACTTATGCTAATGCTTGAATATATCCTGTAGGCAACATTATTTGGGAAGGAAGAACTGGAGTCGGTGCTATAGAATTTTGGATCAGGATAGGCAAATCGGCTGGCATATTTCTTACCATTGAATTTGTATGGGTGATCAAAATCGAACTCTTCGGTCCATAGAGGTTTAGAGGGGGCTAGGGAAGTGAGCGTGTTGATATAGAATGGTATCCATGCTGCTAAACCAGATTGATGTCTGAGTATATCGCCAATTTTTAATGATTCTTTATCGGGAAATTCTTTTAGTTTAATAAAATCGCCTAGCTCTGAGTTGAAATCTATTTTTCCTGAATCGTAGAGCATCATAATTGACGGTAGGGTTGCAGAAACCTTGGTAACCGATGCCACATCGTAAAGCATGCGTATATCGTTACCATATTCCGAAACGTATGTTGGCCTTCCAAATGCTTTATTATAGAATACTACTCCATCTTTTGCTGCAAGAATTTGCATGCCAGGAGTTGCGCCTGTTGCAATGGCATCATTGGCAATTGAATCTACTTTTTCTAACACTTTTTTACTGATTCCTAACTCTTCTGGAATCCCATAGCCCAGTCTGATCTTATTGGGTAACTCTATACCGGTATCATAGGAAAACGTGCCATTGGCACTTACAGCCAACTTGCCTGAAACAGGTAAACCACCAAAGATTGCTTGCGCTGTAAGATTTTGTGCATCAAATGAGTTTTCGTATGAAATAATAATTCCAGTTAATGACGAAGGCATAGGAATTTTACTAAGTGCGTAGGGCGTTCCAAAAAGGGAGAGAACTGTTTTTTTTCGGAACGAAAGATCAAAGATAAAATTTGCTGCTTGTGTCGTAATTCCGAAATTTTTTGAAACTCTATTGCTAATGCTATGGTAACCAATTATTACAGTATTGTATGGCTCTATAAGGGAAAGTAGCTCATCAAACTCATTTTGAGGTGAATATGGATCAATAGAAAAGGTTTTTATAGAAGTGTAAAGCTCTAATTGTTCACGAAAATCATCCCCTTTATTTGTTCCAATTTCTATGTAAGCAATTTTTAATGTATCGAGTCGCTTAATCGGTAAAAAATTATCATTATTATGAGCTACGGTGATGGATTTTTTAATAATTCTTCTACGAAGTACTAGTGAGTTTGGGGCGTTTAGATCAGAATAGAGGTTTTCTATTTTAATGGGCTTGTAAGCATTTAAACCTGCTTTATATTTAGCCATTAGGACTTTTTTGCATTTAATGTTGATAATTTCTTCAGGAATTCTGCCAGTAGCTATATGGTTATGAATTTCATTAATTGTTC containing:
- a CDS encoding MBL fold metallo-hydrolase, which codes for MKTIAVLLLLACVGIKSSAQSYDDFTTQNESRLRISFIGHGTLMFDWNGKIIHIDPWSALANYDTLPKADYVFVTHHHGDHLDSVALSKVFTLDTKIYWSKTCSKQSRFKANAFIVANSDTTETPDFSFIAVPAYNIVNKRNNGMPFHPRGEGNGYIFIFDNLRVYVAGDTEDIPEMKSFGSIDIAFLPVNLPYTMSPEMFKSAVLMLKPKIVYPYHTGKTNLNDLIDLLSGIKSTEIRIRSLQ
- a CDS encoding glycoside hydrolase family 3 N-terminal domain-containing protein, with product MKRFFSFLLLLISYQIVYSQNINPLICKNDSIQQAYWVDSVFNSLTLKERIAQLFMVAAYSNKDDLHTEEIATLIEKYKIGGLIFFQGGPVRQAQLTNYYQSLSKVPLLIGIDAEWGLGMRLDSTISYPRQIALGASRDTMLTYQMAADIARQLKRIGVHINFAPVIDINNNPDNPVIGTRSFGENRDLVFKHGLAYVKGLQDNGILACIKHFPGHGDTNADSHYTLPVIKHTANRIDSIELYPFKNIFSKGVASVMVAHLQIPSLEPDTLLPSTLSHRIVGQKLISELGFNGLVITDALNMKGVAAHFDAVDANIRALYAGNDILLFPGEIERTINEIHNHIATGRIPEEIINIKCKKVLMAKYKAGLNAYKPIKIENLYSDLNAPNSLVLRRRIIKKSITVAHNNDNFLPIKRLDTLKIAYIEIGTNKGDDFREQLELYTSIKTFSIDPYSPQNEFDELLSLIEPYNTVIIGYHSISNRVSKNFGITTQAANFIFDLSFRKKTVLSLFGTPYALSKIPMPSSLTGIIISYENSFDAQNLTAQAIFGGLPVSGKLAVSANGTFSYDTGIELPNKIRLGYGIPEELGISKKVLEKVDSIANDAIATGATPGMQILAAKDGVVFYNKAFGRPTYVSEYGNDIRMLYDVASVTKVSATLPSIMMLYDSGKIDFNSELGDFIKLKEFPDKESLKIGDILRHQSGLAAWIPFYINTLTSLAPSKPLWTEEFDFDHPYKFNGKKYASRFAYPDPKFYSTDSSSSFPNNVAYRIYSSISISDSINKWINQSPIIEPGKYRYSDLGFLYLQRVIENSTSKKLDEYITPLYKRLGMNYTTFNPYKHFDTDRIAPTEFDPVFRKQLIWGHVHDPAAAMLGGIAGHAGLFSTANDLAKLMQLYLNDGVYGGERFFKPGTVQTFANPSINDENRRAYGFDKPVYNGPSPSGQLASPLSFGHTGFTGTIVWADPANNFIYVFLSNRVHPTAENNKLSHQDYRTKIHDLFYQAINNEGKGN